The proteins below are encoded in one region of Triticum aestivum cultivar Chinese Spring chromosome 1B, IWGSC CS RefSeq v2.1, whole genome shotgun sequence:
- the LOC123150264 gene encoding acetylserotonin O-methyltransferase 1, translated as MPAAQHIERDQDLAMSSDELLQAQLELYHHGLAFVKSLALKAATDLRIPDAIHRRGGAATLSELASDTGIHPTKRSNLRRVMRVLTTTGVFSIVQGKGSNDHAGDGAASYKLTRVSRLLVERSPHNLSPMVGTIVNTLCWTSLLKMPEWFTQGQEGDSAQSQSLVQLANGCTFWESTKVDGGLFNDGMAADSRIAMKVLLKEHGRAFGEVKSSLVDIGGNHGATASAVARAFPHLKCSVLDLPHVVAAAPASDILTFVAGNMFEYVPPADAVLLKWILHDWKHEDCVKIMRRCKEAIPAKEAGGKVIIIDMVVGYPVTQPNHSKEAQVLLDIYMMGSDGMEREENEWSLIFSEAGFSDYKITPTNGIRSIIEVYP; from the exons GAGCAGCGACGAGTTACTTCAAGCTCAGCTGGAGCTCTACCACCACGGCCTCGCCTTCGTCAAGTCACTGGCGCTCAAGGCCGCCACGGACCTGCGCATCCCCGACGCCATCCACCGCCGCGGCGGCGCCGCCACCTTGTCCGAGCTGGCCTCCGACACCGGGATCCACCCCACGAAGCGCTCCAACCTCCGGCGGGTCATGCGGGTGCTCACCACCACCGGGGTATTCTCCATTGTCCAAGGCAAAGGCAGCAACGACCACGCCGGTGATGGCGCTGCGTCTTACAAGCTCACGCGGGTCTCCCGGCTCCTTGTCGAGAGATCACCGCACAACCTGTCCCCGATGGTGGGCACCATCGTCAACACGTTATGCTGGACCTCTCTCCTCAAAATGCCCGAGTGGTTTACCCAAGGCCAAGAGGGAGACTCGGCACAGTCGCAGTCGCTCGTCCAGCTGGCCAACGGCTGCACGTTCTGGGAGTCCACCAAGGTCGATGGCGGCTTGTTCAACGACGGCATGGCCGCGGACAGCCGCATCGCCATGAAGGTCCTGTTGAAGGAGCACGGCAGAGCGTTCGGGGAAGTGAAAAGCTCGCTGGTGGACATCGGCGGCAACCATGGCGCCACCGCGTCGGCCGTGGCGAGAGCGTTCCCGCACCTCAAGTGCAGCGTTCTGGACCTCCCACACGTCGTCGCCGCGGCTCCCGCCAGCGACATTTTGACCTTCGTCGCCGGAAATATGTTCGAGTATGTCCCACCTGCGGATGCTGTTCTACTCAAg TGGATTTTGCATGACTGGAAACACGAAGACTGCGTCAAGATAATGCGCCGGTGCAAGGAAGCGATCCCAGCGAAAGAAGCCGGAGGAAAGGTGATAATCATCGACATGGTGGTGGGATATCCGGTGACTCAGCCCAACCATTCCAAAGAGGCGCAGGTTTTGTTAGATATCTACATGATGGGCTCCGATGGAATGGAGCGAGAGGAAAACGAGTGGAGCTTGATTTTCTCCGAAGCCGGGTTCAGCGACTACAAGATCACTCCAACCAATGGGATTCGATCAATTATCGAAGTATACCCTTAA